A genomic segment from Glycine soja cultivar W05 chromosome 18, ASM419377v2, whole genome shotgun sequence encodes:
- the LOC114394897 gene encoding E3 ubiquitin-protein ligase At1g63170-like: MQNPNPSSSSPPSPPWLDSAPFIHRSRHLLRRAPPPLHTAATFFRRASGRRMMLREPSVRVREAAAAEVEGRQSEWAYSRPVVALDVAWNAVFLAIGASVLALSTDEDPCVPLRAWIVGYLLQGALHSLCVVAEFTRRRRRRLSGTHPGSNVVGHVQWSFSSESDEEFYPPEQFLEGDGNSITKHIETVNTMLSFIWWIVGFYWVTAGGQSLTRDSPQLYWLCITFLAFDVVIVLICVSVACLIGIAVCCCLPCILAILYVVADPEGATKEEIDQLPKYKFRIIKEFKKEGDIEESSRGIMTETESETAAEHVIALEDAECCICLSAYDNGAELRELPCNHHFHCTCIDKWLLINATCPLCKFNILRTGNHYQEV; the protein is encoded by the exons ATGCAAAACCCAAACCCATCATCATCTTCTCCCCCTTCCCCTCCTTGGTTGGACTCAGCCCCGTTCATCCACCGGAGCCGCCACCTCCTCCGCCGCGCGCCGCCGCCCCTACACACGGCGGCGACCTTCTTCCGGCGCGCGAGCGGGCGGCGAATGATGCTGCGGGAGCCGTCGGTGCGGGTGCGGGAGGCGGCGGCAGCGGAGGTGGAGGGCCGGCAGAGCGAGTGGGCCTACTCGCGGCCGGTGGTGGCGCTCGACGTCGCTTGGAACGCCGTGTTCCTCGCGATCGGCGCGTCGGTGCTAGCGCTGAGCACCGACGAGGACCCCTGCGTGCCGCTCAGGGCGTGGATTGTGGGGTACCTGCTGCAGGGCGCGTTGCACTCTCTCTGCGTTGTTGCTGAGttcacaagaagaagaagaagaagactgaGTGGGACCCACCCCGGTTCTAACGTGGTGGGCCACGTTCAATGGAGCTTCAGTTCCGAGAGTGACGAAGAGTTTTATCCTCCGGAACAGTTTCTCGAGGGTGACGGAAACAG CATCACAAAGCATATAGAAACCGTGAATACCATGCTTTCATTCATATGGTGGATTGTCGGGTTCTACTGGGTAACTGCTGGTGGCCAAAGTTTGACAAGGGATTCACCTCAGCTTTACTG GCTCTGTATCACATTTCTTGCTTTCGACGTCGTGATTGTACTCATCTGTGTTTCTGTTGCATGTCTTATTGGAATCGCAGTTTGCTGTTGTTTGCCATGCATACTTGCCATTCTTTATGTAGTGGCAGATCCG GAAGGGGCAACGAAGGAAGAGATTGACCAGTTGCCAAAATATAAGTTTAGAATAATAAAGGAATTTAAGAAAGAAGGTGATATTGAAGAATCTTCAAGAGGAATAATGACCGAAACTGAGAGTGAGACAGCCGCCGAACATGTTATTGCCTTAGAAGATGCA GAATGCTGCATCTGCCTTTCTGCCTATGATAATGGTGCTGAGCTCAGAGAACTTCCTTGCAACCACCATTTTCACTGTACATGCATAGACAAATGGCTGCTAATCAATGCTACCTGCCCTCTCTGCAAGTTTAACATTTTGAGGACTGGCAACCACTATCAAGAAGTTTGA
- the LOC114394433 gene encoding BON1-associated protein 1-like, with translation MEARRTHTMEITIISAENLCMNGKPLKDHPYVVVHTQSCTKFFTTRMPTQEEGGSKSTNNNPSWNDKFRVDDGDSDCITLEVQCKTWFGVRSVGAARIAVADFAAEKSLQLLSYRLWDGKGRRNGVINFSVRVVEKPAESESLCSMHEAEAQRTIGGNDDSRGIVTGIPVFWNYLLNIPR, from the coding sequence ATGGAAGCAAGAAGAACCCACACCATGGAGATCACGATTATATCCGCCGAAAACCTTTGCATGAACGGGAAGCCACTAAAAGACCACCCATACGTCGTCGTTCACACGCAGTCATGCACCAAATTCTTCACAACGAGGATGCCAACGCAAGAAGAAGGTGGGAGCAAGAGCACCAACAACAACCCTTCATGGAACGACAAGTTCAGGGTGGACGATGGAGACAGCGACTGCATCACGCTGGAGGTGCAATGCAAGACGTGGTTCGGCGTTCGAAGCGTGGGAGCTGCGCGAATAGCGGTTGCTGATTTTGCGGCGGAGAAAAGCTTGCAGTTGTTGAGTTATAGGCTTTGGGATGGGAAGGGTCGGAGAAACGGGGTCATCAATTTCTCGGTGAGGGTGGTGGAGAAACCTGCGGAGTCTGAATCTTTGTGTTCGATGCATGAGGCGGAAGCACAGAGAACGATTGGTGGAAATGATGATTctagaggaattgttactgggatTCCTGTTTTCTGGAATTACCTTCTCAATATTCCAAGAtga
- the LOC114395801 gene encoding BON1-associated protein 2-like produces MDAKRTLELTVLSLEELHVDWKHAAESLYVVVRAESITSYSTGTATESGGNPSWNEKLVVDVPVHARSITLEVKCKDAPSVKDLGIARIAISDFLGGGTMAPEQCLQFLSYRLRDWEGRRSGVINFSVRVRATEKACSCSGDVVIGVPILWNRQN; encoded by the exons atggacgcAAAGAGAACCCTAGAGCTCACGGTTTTATCGTTGGAGGAGCTCCACGTGGACTGGAAGCACGCCGCGGAGAGCCTCTACGTGGTGGTACGGGCAGAGTCCATCACCAGCTACTCCACGGGCACGGCCACCGAAAGCGGTGGCAACCCGTCGTGGAACGAGAAGCTGGTAGTTGACGTGCCCGTGCATGCGAGGTCCATCACGCTGGAGGTGAAGTGCAAGGATGCCCCCAGCGTGAAGGACCTCGGCATCGCGAGGATAGCCATCTCGGATTTCCTTGGTGGCGGCACGATGGCGCCGGAGCAGTGTTTGCAATTTTTGAGCTACAGGTTGAGGGATTGGGAAGGGAGGCGCAGTGGGGTGATTAATTTTTCCGTTAGGGTTAGGGCTACGGAGAAGGCATGTTCTTGCTCCGGGGACGTTGTTATTGGCGTTCCCATTTTGTGGAACAG GCAGAATTAG
- the LOC114394568 gene encoding shaggy-related protein kinase theta-like produces the protein MNMMRRLKSIASGRTSVSSDPGGDCTTKRVKFDQETEGKVNEETYPNERCGKDQEQYVDALKESVNSNVPSVARTEKSGFDQLPKELNEMKIGDDKGKNNNKKDMEATIVNGNGTETGQITTTVIGGRDGQPKRTISYMAERVVGTGSFGVVYQAKCLETGEAVAIKKVLQDKRYKNRELQVMRMLDHTNVLRLKHCFYSTAEKDDLYLNLVLEYVPETVYRVSKHYIRMHQHMPIINVQLYTYQICRGLNYLHHVIRVCHRDIKPQNLLVNPQTHQLKVCDFGSAKMLVPGEPNISYICSRYYRAPELIFGATEYTTAIDIWSAGCVLAELLVGHPMFPGESGVDQLVEIIKILGTPTREEIKCMNPNYTEFKFPQIKAHPWHKVFHKKMPSEAVDLVSRMLQYSPNLRCTALEACAHPFFDDLREPNACLPNGQSLPPLFDFTAQELAGAPDELRRRLIPEHARS, from the exons ATGAATATGATGCGAAGGTTGAAAAGCATTGCTTCTGGGAGGACTTCCGTTTCATCAGATCCT GGAGGGGATTGTACCACAAAAAGAGTAAAGTTTGATCAAGAAACCGAAGGAAAGGTCAATGAGGAAACATATCCTAATGAGAGATGCGGAAAAGATCAGGAGCAGTATGTAGATGCATTAAAAGAAAGTGTTAATTCTAATGTTCCTTCAGTGGCTAGAACTGAGAAGTCAGGCTTTGATCAGCTTCCAAAAGAATTAAATGAAATGAAGATTGGAGACGACAAAGGcaaaaacaacaataagaaG GATATGGAAGCAACTATTGTGAATGGTAATGGAACAGAAACAGGCCAAATAACTACAACTGTTATTGGTGGTCGAGACGGACAACCAAAGCGG ACAATCTCATACATGGCAGAACGTGTGGTTGGCACTGGttcttttggtgttgtttatcag GCTAAGTGCCTTGAAACTGGAGAAGCAGTCGCCATAAAAAAAGTGTTGCAAGACAAGAGATATAAGAATAGGGAACTGCAGGTTATGCGTATGCTTGACCATACTAATGTTCTCAGACTAAAGCACTGTTTCTATTCAACAGCTGAGAAAGATGATTTGTACCTTAACCTAGTTTTGGAGTATGTACCTGAAACTGTCTACAGAGTTTCAAAGCACTATATCAGAATGCACCAGCATATGCCTATCATTAATGTGCAACTGTATACATACCAG ATATGCCGTGGTTTAAATTATTTGCATCATGTGATCAGAGTCTGTCATCGGGACATTAAACCCCAGAATCTATTG GTTAATCCCCAGACTCATCAGTTAAAAGTATGTGATTTTGGGAGTGCAAAGATGTTg GTGCCTGGCGAACCCAACATATCGTACATATGCTCGCGGTATTATAGAGCTCCAGAACTTATATTTGGTGCAACAGAATACACAACTGCTATTGATATTTGGTCTGCTGGTTGTGTGTTGGCTGAGCTTCTTGTAGGACAT CCAATGTTTCCCGGAGAGAGTGGGGTTGATCAATTGGTAGAGATCATTAAG ATCTTGGGAACACCGACCAGAGAAGAAATAAAGTGCATGAATCCAAATTACACCGAATTTAAGTTTCCTCAGATAAAAGCACACCCATGGCATAAG GTTTTTCACAAGAAGATGCCTTCAGAAGCAGTGGATCTAGTGTCAAGGATGCTTCAGTATTCACCAAATCTACGATGCACTGCT TTGGAAGCATGTGCACACCCTTTCTTTGATGATCTGCGAGAACCAAATGCATGCTTGCCAAATGGGCAATCATTGCCTCCATTGTTCGATTTCACTGCTCAAG AACTGGCAGGTGCACCTGATGAGTTGCGGCGACGTCTCATTCCTGAGCATGCAAGAAGTTGA